The window TGTATTGAGGGTTGTGGTTGATTTTTATGCCCAGTGATTCGGCTGCTTCCACCAATCCGTTTACGCCAATGGTCAGGTATTGACGGCTCATGTTGATGTATCCCGCATCAAATAAGGGAAGCATTCCTTTTTGATGGAACATCTTCAGATTCTCGTTGTAGGCAATTTGCGCCTTATGTGCAAGATCCACCACCTCTTCAAGGAAACTGGTGTGAGATTGTCCAGAACGTTGTGCAAACTGGATGCAACGGTTCAGATTGATGGTGAGTACGCTTTTGGATCCGGTAGATACCCCGCCCGCCCCCAGGGTGTAGCTGAACCCGTTGTCCTGTATCTCGTTGCGCAGTCGGCAGCAGCTGGAAAGCGAGTCGGCATTGTCACTCATATAGGTAAAGAAAGAGTGTCCTTCTGCATACATTTCGGCGGTGAAATCACCATACTCGCTATCGATAGTGTCGCCATCCCTGGTCAGTAACGCCATGGTTTCAACGGGGAATGTGAGCACGACTTTGGTGCGTTCCTGGTTAAACCATTTCATAAATCTTTTCTGCAGCCAGTTTAGTGATTCCCATACGGGCCGTGATCCGTCGGGAAACCGGAACTCTCCAAACAGGCTTTCAAAGTAATATCTATCATAATAGGAGATATTCCAGAACACTGCCTGAAAGTTACGTGCTCCCGTAGGTTGATTGATGGAGTAGACGATCTGCTCGAAACAGTCGGTTATCACCTTGTCTAACGTACGCCGGCGCTTAGAGAGATCCACCATTTCCTGTATACGTTGCCGATAGTCATCACCATATTCCTGCCGGATAAAGTAATCCATGTACATCAGGAATTCTGGAGTGGCACAAGCTCCGCTAAGCATGCTAGAGACGATAAACACCATATTGATAAATCCGCCACAGAATGATTTCAGGTTGGTGGGTGGGGTAGAATTGCCGCCGACAGGAATTGTTCCGTGCAGTAACCATGGATACATGGTGATACTGGCACAGTAGTTGGCCAGGCTGGTCTCATCATTTTTATAAATGAAATGTTGGTTCAGTAAACTGATATATTTGTCAGCGAACTCTTTACCGTACATCTCCTTCATCCTGTCGGTCATCATTTTCCGGTTCAGCTCGATAAAACTTTTTTTGGGTAACTCCCCCATGAGGGTAGCGATGTTCTTTCTCTCCACGTTGGCGTTGGCGTCGAACTTGCTTCCTGTAGCTGGATTGCTAGCGTTGCAATAGTTTATCAGGAAATTCATTCTGTTCTGGATCTCGCGTGTTTCGGTATGTTTCTGTCGATAGAGCATATATGCTTTCGCAACGGTGAAGTACTTTTCCTTCATTAATGCCGTTTCCACTTGATTTTGAATCTCCTCCACACTAATGCCGTTGAAAACACGCAGGTGGGAAAGAAGGGTGGTAAAATCCTCATCGGTAGCAAAAGATCCTACAGATAAAAATGCTTTTGCAATGGCACTCCTGATTTTCTCGACTGAGAAGGAGAGATGTTTCCCATCTCTTTTTACAATAAAAATTTCGTTGTTGTCCATTTTTTTATTATTTCATGTTTGTAAGCTTTCTTCCAACGGGCATAAACATGATAGGTCGAATATCTCCGGTATAACCTTATAGCACTATACGCTTTCCCCTCCTAATGAGTGATCCGATGACTGTACAAAACAGGACAGCATAACTTGCAGTATTACATGCAACCAGACAAAATAGGAATAATGCCATT of the Petrimonas mucosa genome contains:
- the nrdD gene encoding anaerobic ribonucleoside-triphosphate reductase, with protein sequence MDNNEIFIVKRDGKHLSFSVEKIRSAIAKAFLSVGSFATDEDFTTLLSHLRVFNGISVEEIQNQVETALMKEKYFTVAKAYMLYRQKHTETREIQNRMNFLINYCNASNPATGSKFDANANVERKNIATLMGELPKKSFIELNRKMMTDRMKEMYGKEFADKYISLLNQHFIYKNDETSLANYCASITMYPWLLHGTIPVGGNSTPPTNLKSFCGGFINMVFIVSSMLSGACATPEFLMYMDYFIRQEYGDDYRQRIQEMVDLSKRRRTLDKVITDCFEQIVYSINQPTGARNFQAVFWNISYYDRYYFESLFGEFRFPDGSRPVWESLNWLQKRFMKWFNQERTKVVLTFPVETMALLTRDGDTIDSEYGDFTAEMYAEGHSFFTYMSDNADSLSSCCRLRNEIQDNGFSYTLGAGGVSTGSKSVLTINLNRCIQFAQRSGQSHTSFLEEVVDLAHKAQIAYNENLKMFHQKGMLPLFDAGYINMSRQYLTIGVNGLVEAAESLGIKINHNPQYISFVQEILGIIEQYNRKYRSKELMFNCEMIPAENVGVKHARWDREEGYFVPRDCYNSYFYRVEDSSLNVIDKFRLHGRDYIEHLTGGSALHLNLEEHLSKIQYRQLLRVAAQEGCNYFTFNIPNTVCNACGTIDKRFLKKCPRCGSRDVDYLTRIIGYMKRVSNFSEARQAEASRRYYARVKDRVGL